A single region of the Gilliamella apis genome encodes:
- the nrdB gene encoding class Ia ribonucleoside-diphosphate reductase subunit beta produces MNYSTFSHVHNDQLKEPMFLGQPVNVARYDQQKYEMFEKLIEKQLSFFWRPEEVDVSQDRIDYAALPEHEKHIFISNLKYQTLLDSIQGRSPNVALLPLISIPELETWIETWSFSETIHSRSYTHIIRNIVNDPSVVFDDIVTNKEIQKRAGDIAGYYDELISYASYYNLLGEGKHTVNNRTITIDLRELKRRLYLCLMSVNALEAIRFYVSFACSFAFAERELMEGNAKIIKLIARDEALHLTGTQFMINTLRSGEDDPEMAEIAKECEQDCYDLFLQAANQEKEWAEYLFEGGSMIGLNKDILCQYVEYITNIRMQAVGLKLPFEVKSNPIPWINNWLVSDNVQVAPQEAEMSSYLVGQIDSEISEDDLSDFTL; encoded by the coding sequence ATGAATTACAGCACCTTCTCACACGTCCATAATGATCAACTTAAAGAGCCAATGTTTCTTGGTCAACCGGTAAATGTTGCTCGTTACGATCAACAAAAATATGAAATGTTCGAAAAGTTAATTGAAAAACAACTTTCTTTCTTTTGGCGTCCTGAAGAGGTCGACGTATCGCAAGATCGTATTGACTATGCAGCGCTCCCAGAACATGAAAAACATATATTTATTAGTAACTTAAAATATCAAACTCTGCTCGATTCCATTCAAGGTCGAAGTCCAAATGTGGCGTTATTACCTTTAATTTCTATTCCTGAACTTGAAACATGGATAGAAACTTGGTCATTTTCAGAAACGATTCATTCACGTTCATACACCCACATTATTCGTAATATCGTTAATGATCCATCGGTTGTATTTGACGATATTGTGACTAATAAAGAAATTCAAAAACGGGCTGGTGATATTGCAGGCTACTACGATGAATTAATTAGTTATGCTAGTTATTATAATTTGTTAGGTGAAGGTAAACACACTGTCAATAATCGAACTATCACTATTGATCTACGAGAGTTAAAAAGACGACTTTACTTATGCCTAATGAGCGTTAATGCGCTTGAAGCGATTCGTTTTTATGTGAGTTTTGCTTGCTCATTTGCCTTTGCAGAACGTGAATTAATGGAAGGTAATGCCAAAATAATCAAACTGATTGCTCGTGATGAAGCATTACATCTAACCGGTACACAGTTCATGATTAATACCCTAAGAAGCGGTGAAGATGATCCAGAAATGGCCGAAATCGCTAAAGAGTGTGAACAAGATTGTTACGACCTCTTCTTACAAGCTGCTAATCAAGAAAAAGAATGGGCTGAATATCTATTTGAAGGTGGTTCAATGATTGGTTTAAACAAAGATATTCTATGCCAATACGTTGAGTATATTACTAATATTCGTATGCAAGCGGTTGGTCTCAAATTACCATTTGAAGTAAAATCGAATCCAATTCCATGGATCAATAACTGGCTTGTTTCTGATAACGTACAGGTTGCGCCACAAGAAGCTGAAATGAGCTCATATTTAGTTGGACAAATCGATTCAGAAATTAGTGAAGATGATTTAAGCGATTTTACCTTATAA
- the nrdA gene encoding class 1a ribonucleoside-diphosphate reductase subunit alpha — MNKSMLVTKRDGKKEPIDLDKIHKVITWAAEGLDNVSVSQVELRSHIQFYDGIRTSDIHETIIRAAADLISQDAPDYQYLAARLAIFHLRKKAYNQFTPPSLYEHVKKLVASERYDKHLLEDYTQEEFEQMDKMIDHWRDMNFSYAAVKQLEGKYLVQNRVTGEIYESAQFLYILVAACLFANYPKESRLDYIKRFYDAVSTFKISLPTPIMAGVRTPTRQFSSCVLIECDDSLDSINATAGAIVKYVSQRAGIGVNAGRIRALGSSIRGGEAFHTGCIPFYKYFQTAVKSCSQGGVRGGAATVFYPLWHLEVESLLVLRNNRGVEENRVRHLDYGVQINKLMYQRLIKNENISLFSPSDVPGLYDAFFADQNKFEALYHQYEQDVNIRKRVVKAVELFSLLMQERASTGRIYIQNVDHCNTHSPFNAQLAPVHQSNLCMEIALPTKPLNNVNDDKGEIALCTLSAFNLGKIESLDDFEELADLTVRALDALLDYQDYPVPAAKTSSINRRTLGIGVINYAYYLAKHGVKYSDGSANNLTHRTFEAMQYYLLKASNNLAKEKGACPLFSETTYAQGILPIDTYKQDIDTLTKEPLHYDWESLRQSIKTYGLRNSTLSALMPSETSSQISNATNGIEPPRGYVSIKASKDGILKQVVPEYKKLKDLYELLWQIPNNTGYLHLVGIMQKFIDQSISANTNYDPTKFPNDKVPMKQLLADLLTAYKYGVKTLYYHNTRDGAEDIQGDIEVSSSDDGCEGGACKI; from the coding sequence ATGAACAAATCAATGCTAGTAACTAAACGTGATGGAAAAAAAGAACCTATCGATCTTGATAAAATCCACAAAGTAATCACTTGGGCAGCGGAAGGATTAGATAATGTATCTGTTTCTCAAGTTGAATTACGTTCACATATTCAATTTTATGATGGTATTCGTACTTCGGACATTCATGAAACTATTATCCGTGCAGCAGCTGATCTTATCTCTCAAGATGCGCCTGATTATCAATATTTAGCAGCCCGTTTAGCTATCTTTCATTTACGTAAAAAAGCCTACAATCAATTTACACCTCCGTCACTTTATGAACATGTAAAAAAACTTGTTGCCAGCGAACGCTATGACAAACACCTTCTTGAAGATTATACTCAAGAAGAATTTGAACAAATGGATAAAATGATCGACCACTGGCGCGATATGAATTTTTCCTATGCAGCCGTCAAACAACTTGAAGGTAAATATTTGGTTCAAAATCGCGTAACCGGTGAAATTTATGAAAGTGCTCAATTCTTATATATCTTAGTTGCCGCGTGTTTATTTGCTAACTATCCAAAAGAGAGTCGTTTAGATTATATCAAACGTTTCTATGATGCCGTTTCGACATTTAAAATTTCATTGCCGACACCAATAATGGCTGGGGTTCGTACACCAACTCGCCAGTTTAGCTCGTGTGTATTAATTGAATGTGATGACAGCTTAGATTCTATCAATGCCACAGCTGGTGCGATTGTAAAATATGTTTCACAACGAGCTGGAATTGGCGTTAATGCGGGTCGTATACGAGCATTAGGTAGCTCAATTCGTGGTGGTGAAGCCTTCCATACTGGTTGTATCCCATTTTATAAATATTTCCAAACTGCAGTTAAATCATGTTCACAAGGTGGTGTTCGTGGTGGCGCAGCTACAGTATTTTATCCACTCTGGCATTTAGAAGTTGAAAGTTTATTAGTCCTACGTAATAACCGTGGCGTTGAAGAAAACCGAGTAAGACATTTAGATTATGGTGTACAAATCAATAAATTAATGTACCAACGTCTAATTAAAAATGAAAACATCTCTTTATTCAGTCCATCAGATGTGCCGGGTCTTTACGATGCTTTCTTTGCCGACCAAAACAAATTTGAAGCACTTTATCATCAATATGAACAAGATGTTAATATTCGTAAACGCGTAGTTAAAGCAGTTGAATTATTTTCATTATTAATGCAAGAACGAGCATCAACTGGCCGAATTTATATTCAAAATGTTGATCATTGTAATACTCATAGCCCATTTAATGCTCAACTGGCACCAGTACATCAATCCAATTTATGTATGGAAATTGCCCTACCAACTAAACCACTTAATAATGTTAATGATGATAAAGGTGAAATTGCACTTTGTACGTTATCTGCTTTTAATTTAGGTAAAATTGAATCTCTTGACGATTTTGAAGAGCTAGCTGATTTAACCGTTCGTGCACTAGACGCATTGCTTGATTATCAAGATTATCCGGTTCCGGCAGCTAAAACGTCATCAATAAACCGCCGCACATTAGGTATTGGTGTAATTAACTATGCCTATTATTTAGCTAAACATGGAGTTAAATATTCTGATGGTAGTGCCAATAACTTAACCCATCGCACATTTGAAGCAATGCAATATTATTTATTAAAAGCATCAAATAATTTAGCTAAAGAAAAAGGTGCCTGCCCACTATTTAGTGAAACAACCTATGCTCAAGGTATCTTACCTATCGATACTTATAAACAAGATATCGATACACTTACTAAAGAACCATTACATTATGATTGGGAATCTTTACGTCAATCAATCAAAACTTATGGTTTACGTAATTCTACTTTATCAGCATTGATGCCATCTGAAACTTCCTCGCAAATATCAAATGCCACTAATGGTATTGAGCCACCACGAGGATATGTCAGCATAAAGGCGTCAAAAGATGGTATTTTAAAACAAGTGGTACCTGAATATAAAAAATTAAAAGATTTATATGAGTTACTTTGGCAAATCCCAAATAATACAGGTTATTTGCATTTAGTCGGTATTATGCAGAAGTTTATTGATCAATCAATTTCAGCCAATACTAATTATGATCCAACTAAATTCCCTAATGATAAAGTACCAATGAAACAGCTATTAGCTGATTTATTAACAGCTTATAAATATGGTGTAAAAACCCTTTATTATCATAATACACGAGATGGTGCTGAAGATATTCAAGGTGATATTGAAGTCTCATCAAGTGATGATGGTTGTGAAGGCGGAGCATGCAAAATTTAA
- the glnD gene encoding bifunctional uridylyltransferase/uridylyl-removing protein GlnD: MTDAHLFYSISPLDFSDEQITVPYLKQQLNAFQQWSVTQFKNNADIDDLVHLRSQFIDQLLQRLWHYYRIPEQVSSLFKQNRIALIAVGGYGRTELHPLSDIDILILSDNSLTKQLEKQIGDLVRLLWDLHFDIGHSVRTLKTCLQEAKNDITIMTNLIESRLIAGSESLLNKLRSEIFSDKIWPSPAFYQAKMQEQQERHQQYHSTTYNLEPDLKNSPGGLRDMQIIQWVAIRHFGGEFLKKIAQFDYLTPEEVAEFKTCRKFLWRMRFALHCVINRYDNRLLFDRQLSIAKMLGYSGEGNTPVENMMHDYYRVAHNITELNQMLLQLFDESLLKRYSSQKTYDIDQHFQVRGNLIDVKHNSVFTDNPLMILNLFYTILLNPQITGLYSNTIRQLRSARRRLNYLLSETPEARTLFMKIIKHPDAIKKAILPMHQYGILAVYIPGWQQISGMMQFDLFHAYTVDEHTIRLLLELDRLKTEVGKEKHPNSSTVFAKLSKPELLVITGLFHDIGKGRHGDHSEIGAKLVESFCQLHELDAKDTDLIVWLVRYHLLMSVTAQSRDLQDPDVIREFIQLVKSKRRLHYLLCLTVADVCATNETLWNSWKQSLMRELYLTAKRSFDSGIHQIPEQRSVARQHKQQALTELLAQNYDEQMIKNLWQDYRVDYFLRYSAEQIVWHAQLLLNHDLNQTLVSINSNPYHGGSEIIIYSSDRPFLFAAACNALSMLNLSIHDALIITNKNGFALDTFIVLEPNGQIVPENRHQDIIQALHKVLHQSVYKGVTIKPAKQRLRSFSVPTQVNFISSFNENQTYMELIALDKPGLLACVGEVFAKLDLSLSSAKIATIGEHIEDLFILTDKHNKALDDNTCQKLTESIVETIDSIN, from the coding sequence ATGACTGATGCGCATTTGTTTTATTCTATCTCTCCGCTTGATTTTAGTGATGAGCAAATAACTGTCCCCTATCTAAAACAGCAACTAAATGCGTTTCAACAATGGTCAGTGACCCAATTTAAAAATAACGCCGATATTGATGACTTAGTTCATCTGCGCAGTCAGTTTATTGATCAGCTACTTCAACGATTATGGCATTATTATCGAATTCCCGAACAAGTTTCATCGCTGTTTAAACAAAATCGCATTGCACTGATTGCAGTTGGTGGTTATGGTCGAACCGAACTTCATCCATTATCCGATATTGATATTTTGATACTAAGTGATAACTCACTAACCAAACAACTGGAAAAACAAATTGGTGATTTAGTCCGTCTACTTTGGGATCTGCATTTTGATATTGGCCACAGCGTTAGAACGTTAAAAACCTGCTTGCAAGAAGCTAAAAATGATATCACTATCATGACAAACTTAATTGAATCAAGATTAATTGCCGGAAGTGAGTCATTACTTAATAAGCTCCGCAGTGAAATTTTTAGCGATAAAATCTGGCCTTCTCCAGCTTTTTATCAAGCCAAAATGCAAGAGCAACAAGAAAGACACCAACAATATCACAGCACTACCTATAATTTAGAGCCAGATCTAAAAAATAGTCCAGGTGGTTTACGTGATATGCAAATCATCCAATGGGTTGCAATCCGACATTTTGGCGGAGAGTTTTTAAAAAAAATTGCCCAGTTTGACTATTTAACGCCAGAAGAAGTGGCCGAATTTAAGACTTGCCGCAAATTTTTATGGCGCATGCGCTTTGCGCTTCACTGCGTGATCAACCGCTATGACAATCGTTTATTATTCGATCGTCAACTAAGTATCGCTAAAATGTTGGGCTATAGTGGTGAAGGCAATACACCGGTTGAAAATATGATGCATGATTATTATCGTGTTGCGCATAATATTACCGAACTCAACCAAATGCTTTTACAACTATTTGATGAGTCATTATTAAAACGTTACTCATCACAAAAGACCTATGATATTGATCAACATTTTCAAGTCAGAGGCAACCTAATTGATGTTAAACATAACAGCGTGTTTACTGATAACCCGCTGATGATCCTCAATCTGTTTTATACAATTTTGCTTAATCCGCAAATTACAGGATTATATTCTAATACGATTAGGCAACTTCGTTCTGCAAGACGAAGACTCAATTATTTACTTAGTGAAACGCCAGAAGCAAGAACATTGTTTATGAAAATCATCAAACATCCAGATGCAATTAAAAAAGCCATTTTGCCAATGCATCAATATGGTATTTTGGCGGTGTATATACCTGGTTGGCAGCAAATCTCAGGCATGATGCAATTTGATCTGTTTCATGCTTATACGGTCGACGAACATACTATCCGCTTATTGCTAGAACTCGATCGTTTAAAAACCGAAGTGGGTAAAGAAAAACATCCTAATAGTTCAACTGTATTTGCCAAACTATCTAAACCTGAATTACTGGTAATAACGGGATTATTCCATGATATTGGCAAAGGTCGACATGGTGATCACTCGGAAATAGGCGCTAAATTAGTCGAATCTTTTTGTCAATTACATGAACTCGATGCGAAAGATACCGATTTGATTGTTTGGTTAGTTCGTTATCATTTATTGATGTCGGTAACTGCGCAAAGTCGAGATCTCCAAGATCCCGATGTTATTCGCGAATTTATTCAATTAGTAAAAAGCAAACGCCGTTTACATTATTTACTCTGTTTAACGGTTGCCGATGTTTGTGCTACTAATGAAACCTTATGGAATAGTTGGAAGCAGAGCTTAATGCGTGAGCTCTACTTAACCGCTAAACGATCATTTGATTCGGGCATTCATCAAATACCAGAACAACGAAGTGTTGCTCGTCAACATAAACAACAAGCACTAACTGAATTGCTGGCACAAAATTACGACGAGCAAATGATAAAAAACCTTTGGCAAGATTATCGTGTCGATTACTTTTTGCGCTATAGCGCTGAACAGATCGTTTGGCACGCTCAACTATTATTAAATCATGATTTGAATCAAACATTAGTTTCGATTAATTCCAATCCATATCATGGTGGCAGCGAAATCATCATCTACTCATCTGATAGACCTTTTTTATTTGCCGCAGCATGTAATGCGTTAAGTATGTTAAATTTGAGTATTCATGATGCATTGATTATTACTAATAAAAATGGATTTGCATTAGATACCTTTATTGTGCTTGAACCTAATGGGCAAATTGTGCCAGAAAATCGACATCAAGATATTATCCAAGCGCTACATAAAGTACTACATCAATCAGTCTACAAAGGCGTGACAATAAAACCGGCTAAACAGCGACTACGTTCGTTTTCTGTACCAACACAAGTCAACTTTATTTCGTCATTTAACGAAAACCAAACTTATATGGAACTCATTGCGCTTGATAAACCGGGTTTACTTGCTTGTGTTGGTGAAGTGTTTGCAAAATTAGACTTATCGCTAAGCAGTGCTAAAATAGCCACAATTGGCGAACATATTGAAGATCTGTTTATTCTAACCGATAAACACAATAAAGCCCTTGATGATAACACCTGTCAAAAACTAACCGAATCGATAGTTGAAACTATTGATTCAATAAATTAA